The Acidimicrobiales bacterium DNA segment ATCCCCGACCGCAGCTACGCCGGCGTCTACCAGTCGGTGATCGACTTCTGCCGGAAGAACGGTGCGTTCGACCCTAGGACGATGGGCAGCGTCCCCAACGTCGGCCTCATGGCCCAGAAGGCCGAGGAGTACGGTTCGCACGACAAGACCTTCGAGATCAAGACCCCGGGCACGGTGCGGGTCGTCGACAGCGCCGGCAACGTGCTCATGCAGCACAGGGTCGAGGCGGGCGACATCTGGCGGGCCTGCCAGGCCAAGGATGCCGCGATCAAGGACTGGGTGAAGCTGGCCGTGACACGAGCCCGCCTCTCGAAGACCCCGGCTTGCTTCTGGCTCGACGAGAAGCGGCCCCACGACCGCGAGCTCCTCAAGAAGGTGCGGGCGTACCTCAAGGAGCACGACGCCGAGATCAAGGCGGGCGGGCTCGAGTTCCACTTCCTGGAACCGGCTGCGGCCTGCACCTTCTCCTGCGAGCGCCTGAAGAAGGGCCTCGACACGATCTCGGTCACCGGCAACGTCCTCCGCGACTACTTGACCGACCTCTTCCCCATCCTCGAGCTGGGCACCAGCGCCAAGATGCTCTCGATCGTCCCGCTCATGAACGGCGGCGGCCTCTTCGAGACCGGCGCCGGCGGCTCGGCACCCAAGCACGTGCAGCAGTTCGTCAAGGAGGACTATCTCCGCTGGGACTCGCTCGGCGAGTTCCTCGCCCTGGCCGCTTCCCTCGAGCACCTGTCGGACACCTTCGGCAACCCCGGTGCCAAGGTGCTGGCCGCCACCCTCGACCAGGCCACCGGCCAGATCCTCGAGAACGAGAAGTCGCCCGCCCGCAAGGTCGGCATGATCGACAACCGGGGCAGCCACGCCGCGCTGGCCGTCTACTGGGCGGCGGCGCTGGCCGAGCAGACCGACGACCCCGAGCTGGCGGCGCGCTTCGCGCCACTCGCGGCCGAGCTGTCGGCCAACGACGAGACCATCCAGGCCGAGCTCATCGCCGTGCAGGGCCACCCGGTCGACCTCGGCGGCTACTACGCCCCCGACGAGGCCAAGGCCGTCCCCGCCATGCGCCCCAGCGCCACCCTGAACCGCATCCTCGCCGCCTTCTGAGCCGGTCGCCCGGACGCTCCTAGCGGAGCGAACACACGTTCGATAGCATGCGCCCATGGCCGGGCAGCTGCGTTGGGAGCTCGATGACGCGCCGGCAGACCAGTCGGCGTTGTTCGAGCCCGCCGAGCGCCACGTGGGCAAGGGCGAGTTCCGGGGCATGGAGTTCCTCCACGTCCGGGCCAAGACCATCATCAACGAGCTGAAGGACGGCCCCGGCTTCCTGCCCACGCCCTTCACCATCAACGCCTACCGCGGGTGCAGCCACGCCTGCACCTACTGCTTCGCCCGCCCCACCCACGCCTACCTGGGCATGGGCATCGGCGAGGACTTCGATCGCCGCATCGTGGTGAAGGTCAACGCCGTCGAGCTGCTGCGGGCCGAGCTGCGCCCCCACCGCTGGGCCGGGCACACCATCGCCATGGGCACCAACACGGACCCATACCAGCGCTGCGAGGGCAAGTACCGCCTCACCCGGGGGATGCTCGAGCAGCTCTCCGAGGTGGCCAACCCGGTGTCGCTGCTCACCAAGTCGACCCTCGTCCTGCGCGACCTCGACCTCCTGGCCGAGATGGCCAGGCGCGCCGACGTGCGGGTCAACCTGTCCATCGGCACCCTCGACGACGACGTCTGGAAGGCCACCGAGCCCGGCACCCCGCACCCCCGCCGGCGCATCCGGGCGGTCGAGGCCCTCAACGAGGCCGGTATCCCGTGCGGCGTCCTCATGGGCCCGGTGCTGCCGGGCATCTCCGACGAGCCCGAGCAGCTCGAGGCGGTGGTCAAGGCGGCGCTCGACGCCGGCGCCGTCTCGGTGGGCTCGGTGGTGCTCCACCTGCGGGCCGGCGTGCGCGACCACTTCCTCGCCACCATCGCCCGCGACCGGCCCGACCTCGTCGAGCGCTACCGCCGCCTCTACCCCGAGGGTCGCAGCTACGCGCCCGCGGCCGAGCGCCGACGGGTCAGCGGCATCGTGCAAGAGGCCATCCGCCGCCACGGTGGCCGGGTCATGGCCTCGAGCGACGGCAACGAGGACGTCGACGACCTCGCTCGGCCCGTGCGGCCCCGCTCCGTGGCCCTCCCGACCCGTCGGTCGGTGGGCGGGCCCGATCGCTCGGCGGTCGATCAGCTGGCCCTCGGCCTCTGATCCCGCCCCACGTTCGCTCCACCACGGGGACTGCTGCGCCCACGCCGGTCCCCGTGGCGGAGCCGCCAACCGCGATTCCGACTGGTGCCCGCTGACCAGCGGGACAACACTCAGCCCGTGCCCGACGACCCCCGCACCGCTGCTCGTGACCGCTGGCTCGCCGGACATCTCCACCGAGGCGATCTAGCCGACGATCCTGTCGAGCAGTTCGGCCGCTGGCAGGCCGAGATCACCGCGGCCGGCGTGTTCGAGCCCGCGGCCATGGTCCTCGTCACCGCCGACGGCGAGGGCCGCCCGTCGGCCCGCCACGTGTTGTTGCGCGGCGTCGACACCGAAGGCTTCACCTTCTTCACCAACTACGACAGCCGCAAGGGACGTGAACTCGCCCACAACCCCAACGCCACCCTGCTCTTTCCCTGGGCCGAGCTCGGCCGCCAGGTGATCGTCGAGGGGGCGGTCGCCCCGACCAGTCGAGAGGTGTCGGCGGCCTACTTCGCCACCCGCGAGCGTCAGAGCCAGCTCTCGGCGTGGGCGTCCGAGCAGAGCCGTCCCGTGGCCGACCGGGCCACCCTGGACACCCGCTACGAGGAGGTGGCCGCCGAGTGGGAGGGCCGCGAGGTCGAGTGCCCGCCCTTCTGGGGCGGCTTCAACCTGCGCCCGTCCACCGTCGAGTTCTGGCAGCAGCGCCCCAGCCGCCGACACGACCGCTTCCGCTACACCCGCGCGTCCGCCGGCGCCTGGAAGGTCACCCGCCTCCAACCCTGATCTGGCGCGAGGCGGGCCGAGCGCGCCCTCGTCTGGCAGGATCGGGCCGACGCGGGCGTCGCGCCCGCCACGCCGAAGGGGGCGGGCATGAGGTCCGAGCAGATGACGCTGGCCGATGGACGCACGTTGGCCTGGGACGAGTACGGCGCCACCGACAGCGCCACCGTGCTGTTCCACAACCACGGCACCGGCTCGTCGCGCCGGGAGCCGGCGCTCTACGACGACCTGTTCACCGAGATCGGGCTGCGGGTGGTCGTCCCCGACCGCCCGGGCTACGGCTTGTCTACAGGCCTGCCCGCGGGTCGGCCGCTGATCGCCTGGGCCGACGACGCCGCCCAGCTGGTGGCCGCGCTCGGCCTCGACCACTTCGCCACGTCGGGGTACTCCGGCGGCGGGCGTCACGCGCTGGCCCTCGCCGCCTCGGATGCTTTGGGGGCGCAGGTGTCCCGGGTGATCGTGCAGGCGGGCAACGCCCCCGACCAGCCCCTCGAGCGGGATCGTGACCACGAGATCATCGAGATGGTGGCCACCTTGCCTTGGGCCGAGTTCACCGCGGGCTACACGAGCAACGTCGGCGACGAGCTGGCCCACCTGGCCCCCGCCGACGAGGAGCGCTTCACCGACCCGGCCTTCGTCGCCGCAGCAACGGCCACGGTGGCCGAGGGCGCGCGTCAGGGGGCGTTGGGCGAGGCCTGCGACGGCTGGGCGTGGGCCCTGCCGTGGGGCTTCGAGCTCGCGGCGGTCACCCAGCCGGTCGACGTCTGGCACGGCGACGCCGACACCATCGTCCCGATCGCCCACGCCCACGCGCTGCACGCCGGCCTGCCCGACTCGACCCTGCACGTCCTGCCCGGCGACGGCCACTTCTCCATCAGCCGCCACTTCCCCGACCAGGTGGCGGTCCTCATCGACGCGCCCTAGGCCCGAACCCGTGAACTCGAGGCAATGGCCCCCGGAATCCGGGGGCCATTGCCTCGAGAATGGCGTCTCAGGGGGTCAGCGGACGTGGGGGAGGACCTCGCCGCCCAGCAACCGGACGTGGTCGAGGTCGTCGAGGTCGAGCACCTGGAGGTACACGCGCTCGGCGCCGGCCTCGGACCAGTGGCCGAGGGTGTCGACGAGCTGCTCGACGGTGCCGCCGGCCTGGTTGGTGCAGAGGTCGGCGGCGTCGCGGCCGATGGCCTCCGCCCGGCGCTGCACCTCGTGGTCGTCGATGCCGCAGGCCACGCACAGGGCGGCGGAGAAGATCATCGAGTCCGGGTCCCGGCCGATGGCCTCGCAGGCGGCCCGCACCCGGTCCCGTTGCGCCACGAAGTCGTCGAGGCGGGCGAAGGGGGTGTTGAACTCGTCGGCGTGCAGGGCGGCGAGGCGGGGCGTGCGGGTGGCGCCGAAGCCCCCCATGACGATGGGCGGGGTGGGGCGTTGGACAGGCTTGGGCAGCGCCGGTGAGTCGACGAAGCGGTAGTGGGCGCCCTCATAGGAGAAGGTAGAGCCCTCTGGGGTGGTCCACAGGCCCTTGACGATCTCCAGCTGCTCCTCGAGAAGGTCGAAGCGCTCGCCGAGGCCCGGATAGGGGATGCCGTACGCCTCGTGCTCGCCGTCGTACCAGCCGGTGCCGAGGCCCAGCTCGACCCGGCCCCCGCTCATGGCGTCCACCGTGGCCACGCTGATGGCGAGCGGGCCGGGTTGCCGGAAGGTCACCGGCGTCACGAGGGTGCCGAGGCGGATGCGGTGCGTGTCGCGGGCCAGGCCGGCGAGCGTGGTCCACGCGTCGGTGGATCCGGGGCCGGCGTCGGGAGCCATGATCTTCAGGTAGTGGTCGGACCGGAAGAACGCGTCGAAGCCCGTCTCCTCGGTGACGTGGGCCACCGCCAAGAGCTGGTCGTAGGTGGCGCCTTCCTGGGGCTCGGTGAAGATCCGCAGCTGCATGGCCGCCGAGGCTACCGACCGTCGGTGGCGCGCCCGTCCCCTGGCTCGGTGAAGATCCGCAGCTGCATGGCCGCCGAGGCTACCGACCGTCGGTGGCGCGCCCGTCCCCGCGCCAGGCCCGCGCCGCCGCCGCGAGTCCGTCCACCAGCGCGTTGCGGTGGCTGGTGCGCTTGTCGGCGCGGTCGGGGTGGTCCCACCACGGCCCGAGGCCCCGCACCCTCGGCGGCAGCTCGAGCTGGACGCCGCCGCCCCGCACCCGGTTCACCGGGTTGTCGGGGTGCAGCCCGCGGAGGGCCACCGGGATGGCGTCGAGGTCGTCGACCAGGTCGTAGTGGGGGAGCGCCGGCCGCAGGGCACCCGCCAGCCACGCCGCCAGGCCCCGGTCCTGCCCGCCGAGCAGGAGGGAGGTGAACAGCCCGTCCCGCCCGAATCCGTGCAGCGCCACCACGACGTCGACGTGGTCGAGGAAGCCGGCCAGCGCCGGCGACGCCGCGGGGTCGACCAGCTTCGAAGGGACGTGCCAGTTCAGGTCCTCCGGCTGCGCCACCGTGTAGAGCGAGGCGCCGGACCGCTCGGCCGCCGCCGACGCGATGGTGTCGGTGGCGACCTCCAGCGAGCCGCCGTGGAAGGCCATGAAGCCGAAGGGCGAGCCGAGCCGGACGGTCTCCACCACGCCGGGCTCGGCCAGCAGGTCGGCGAACACGAGGCGCTAGGAGGAGTGGTCGGAGGTGGTGGTGCGGGCCCGGTCCCG contains these protein-coding regions:
- a CDS encoding NADP-dependent isocitrate dehydrogenase, which encodes IPDRSYAGVYQSVIDFCRKNGAFDPRTMGSVPNVGLMAQKAEEYGSHDKTFEIKTPGTVRVVDSAGNVLMQHRVEAGDIWRACQAKDAAIKDWVKLAVTRARLSKTPACFWLDEKRPHDRELLKKVRAYLKEHDAEIKAGGLEFHFLEPAAACTFSCERLKKGLDTISVTGNVLRDYLTDLFPILELGTSAKMLSIVPLMNGGGLFETGAGGSAPKHVQQFVKEDYLRWDSLGEFLALAASLEHLSDTFGNPGAKVLAATLDQATGQILENEKSPARKVGMIDNRGSHAALAVYWAAALAEQTDDPELAARFAPLAAELSANDETIQAELIAVQGHPVDLGGYYAPDEAKAVPAMRPSATLNRILAAF
- a CDS encoding radical SAM protein yields the protein MAGQLRWELDDAPADQSALFEPAERHVGKGEFRGMEFLHVRAKTIINELKDGPGFLPTPFTINAYRGCSHACTYCFARPTHAYLGMGIGEDFDRRIVVKVNAVELLRAELRPHRWAGHTIAMGTNTDPYQRCEGKYRLTRGMLEQLSEVANPVSLLTKSTLVLRDLDLLAEMARRADVRVNLSIGTLDDDVWKATEPGTPHPRRRIRAVEALNEAGIPCGVLMGPVLPGISDEPEQLEAVVKAALDAGAVSVGSVVLHLRAGVRDHFLATIARDRPDLVERYRRLYPEGRSYAPAAERRRVSGIVQEAIRRHGGRVMASSDGNEDVDDLARPVRPRSVALPTRRSVGGPDRSAVDQLALGL
- the pdxH gene encoding pyridoxamine 5'-phosphate oxidase encodes the protein MPDDPRTAARDRWLAGHLHRGDLADDPVEQFGRWQAEITAAGVFEPAAMVLVTADGEGRPSARHVLLRGVDTEGFTFFTNYDSRKGRELAHNPNATLLFPWAELGRQVIVEGAVAPTSREVSAAYFATRERQSQLSAWASEQSRPVADRATLDTRYEEVAAEWEGREVECPPFWGGFNLRPSTVEFWQQRPSRRHDRFRYTRASAGAWKVTRLQP
- a CDS encoding alpha/beta hydrolase, with protein sequence MRSEQMTLADGRTLAWDEYGATDSATVLFHNHGTGSSRREPALYDDLFTEIGLRVVVPDRPGYGLSTGLPAGRPLIAWADDAAQLVAALGLDHFATSGYSGGGRHALALAASDALGAQVSRVIVQAGNAPDQPLERDRDHEIIEMVATLPWAEFTAGYTSNVGDELAHLAPADEERFTDPAFVAAATATVAEGARQGALGEACDGWAWALPWGFELAAVTQPVDVWHGDADTIVPIAHAHALHAGLPDSTLHVLPGDGHFSISRHFPDQVAVLIDAP
- a CDS encoding LLM class F420-dependent oxidoreductase codes for the protein MQLRIFTEPQEGATYDQLLAVAHVTEETGFDAFFRSDHYLKIMAPDAGPGSTDAWTTLAGLARDTHRIRLGTLVTPVTFRQPGPLAISVATVDAMSGGRVELGLGTGWYDGEHEAYGIPYPGLGERFDLLEEQLEIVKGLWTTPEGSTFSYEGAHYRFVDSPALPKPVQRPTPPIVMGGFGATRTPRLAALHADEFNTPFARLDDFVAQRDRVRAACEAIGRDPDSMIFSAALCVACGIDDHEVQRRAEAIGRDAADLCTNQAGGTVEQLVDTLGHWSEAGAERVYLQVLDLDDLDHVRLLGGEVLPHVR
- a CDS encoding poly-gamma-glutamate hydrolase family protein, which codes for MFADLLAEPGVVETVRLGSPFGFMAFHGGSLEVATDTIASAAAERSGASLYTVAQPEDLNWHVPSKLVDPAASPALAGFLDHVDVVVALHGFGRDGLFTSLLLGGQDRGLAAWLAGALRPALPHYDLVDDLDAIPVALRGLHPDNPVNRVRGGGVQLELPPRVRGLGPWWDHPDRADKRTSHRNALVDGLAAAARAWRGDGRATDGR